A single region of the Solwaraspora sp. WMMD791 genome encodes:
- a CDS encoding nucleotide disphospho-sugar-binding domain-containing protein: MRVLFASWAGGGHFAPLVPTGWALRAAGHEVLVACHPTETGPVVRAGLPALPLGPPVDMFALLRQQRRERLRHPRPTPATGQLDFTGMVATAEVVAGLLADELLRFSRDWRPDLVVYEPAALVGPLVATLLRIPAVRQLWCCDFTSPVNGFPRRITGPLAQRYGIDGVDPAGDLTLDPCPPELQISDDLPRMPVRYVPFNGPARMPDWLTAPARRPRVCLTWGTSLHALDPDRMRHVPAILRALGTLDAELVVAVPDSQRDLFAPVPATVRSIGRIPLDLLLPSCDLLVHQGGGGTMMTAAVHGVPQVAVPSLPDQTFNAGRLAGAGAGRWVGGGEQVDAGEVAACAAEVLADPSYARAAAGLAARIAVRPAPAAVVADLERWVARR; the protein is encoded by the coding sequence ATGCGGGTGCTGTTCGCGTCGTGGGCGGGTGGCGGCCATTTCGCCCCACTCGTTCCGACCGGCTGGGCGCTGCGCGCCGCCGGTCACGAGGTGTTGGTCGCCTGCCATCCCACTGAGACCGGTCCGGTGGTGCGGGCCGGTCTGCCGGCGCTGCCGCTCGGACCGCCGGTCGACATGTTCGCCCTGCTGCGCCAGCAGCGGCGGGAACGGCTGCGGCACCCCCGGCCGACCCCGGCCACCGGTCAGCTCGATTTCACCGGAATGGTCGCCACCGCCGAGGTCGTCGCCGGTCTGCTCGCCGACGAACTGCTGCGGTTCAGCCGTGACTGGCGCCCGGACCTGGTGGTCTACGAGCCGGCGGCGCTGGTCGGGCCGCTGGTCGCCACCCTGCTGAGGATCCCGGCGGTACGCCAGTTGTGGTGCTGCGACTTCACCTCGCCGGTCAACGGTTTCCCCCGACGGATCACCGGCCCACTGGCCCAGCGGTACGGAATCGACGGTGTCGACCCCGCAGGTGACCTGACGCTGGACCCGTGTCCACCCGAGCTGCAGATCAGTGACGACCTGCCCCGGATGCCGGTGCGGTACGTGCCGTTCAACGGACCGGCGCGGATGCCCGACTGGCTCACCGCGCCGGCCCGCCGGCCACGGGTCTGTCTGACCTGGGGTACGTCGTTGCACGCACTCGATCCGGACCGGATGCGGCACGTGCCCGCGATCCTGCGGGCGCTCGGCACCCTCGACGCCGAGCTGGTCGTGGCGGTACCGGACAGCCAGCGTGACCTGTTCGCCCCGGTGCCGGCGACCGTACGGTCCATCGGGCGGATTCCGCTGGACCTGCTGCTGCCCAGCTGTGACCTGCTGGTGCACCAGGGCGGTGGGGGCACGATGATGACCGCCGCCGTGCACGGGGTGCCGCAGGTCGCCGTACCGAGTCTGCCGGACCAGACGTTCAACGCCGGCCGGTTGGCCGGTGCCGGTGCCGGGCGGTGGGTAGGCGGCGGCGAGCAGGTCGACGCGGGCGAGGTGGCGGCGTGCGCCGCCGAGGTCCTGGCTGATCCGTCGTACGCGCGGGCCGCCGCCGGGCTGGCCGCCCGGATCGCCGTACGGCCCGCGCCGGCGGCCGTCGTGGCCGACCTGGAGCGGTGGGTCGCCCGCCGCTGA
- a CDS encoding cupin domain-containing protein, with protein MSAVERPASPPSPPVVPRPVGTADVAANRRRGGDLRVLLGPSTVGATAGFLGVVTLAPGEYVSEHYHPYSEEFLYVVSGSVIVRLDGTEVPVDAGQAVFVPIGVPHRVTNSSDAPAVATFQLCPLAPRPELGHVDTEPQPGAGPTLQVGPGLPVGPR; from the coding sequence ATGTCCGCCGTCGAACGACCAGCCAGTCCACCGTCACCCCCCGTCGTGCCCCGGCCGGTCGGTACCGCCGACGTCGCGGCGAACCGCCGCCGCGGCGGCGACCTGCGGGTACTGCTCGGTCCGTCGACCGTCGGCGCCACCGCCGGGTTCCTCGGTGTGGTCACCCTGGCCCCCGGCGAGTACGTCTCCGAGCACTACCACCCGTACTCCGAGGAGTTCCTGTACGTCGTCTCCGGGTCGGTGATCGTCCGCCTCGACGGCACCGAGGTGCCGGTAGACGCCGGGCAGGCGGTGTTCGTCCCGATCGGCGTACCGCACCGGGTCACGAACTCCAGCGACGCCCCGGCGGTCGCCACCTTCCAGCTCTGTCCGCTCGCGCCCCGGCCCGAACTCGGCCACGTCGACACCGAACCGCAGCCGGGCGCTGGACCGACCCTGCAGGTCGGGCCGGGTCTGCCGGTCGGACCGCGGTGA
- a CDS encoding ABC transporter ATP-binding protein, with product MPRSRTVPAPRRPGVEPGTGPVAGPAADPTDRPDRRPGWVRRLLPIVRLRPGNLLIAFAATIGAGVAAAALLLVQRHVLDLAVAGDTGALPWPLASLVLLGALAYVAQRIAAYRELKGANDAQFLVYDAVHQRMQRIDPDSQPLPPGQLAARLNLDIDRMSRAVASLPRLLGAVVVVATAGVLMLLLHPAVGVAALLSVPMLLAAAWWIRRRVRPAIWDAQQREADVAQTASLAIHGVRVVKAFGQESRETGRLATAADQLFGSRMRSIRLQATHQPLLDLVPLLTQVVVVVLGGWLTLRGEITLGTFLALSIFAGQLIGSVRWLADSVVDLQEAGVCAERVLDLLDLPPAVVEDPAAGLLPPLRGDVSVDRVRFGYPDGAPVVDGLSLKVAAGESVALVGVAGSGKSTLLKLLARFHDPQSGAVRLDGTDLRTVTLRSLRRQVGSVFDEPLLFTGTIGDNIRYGRPDATDDEVETVARVAGAHDFVADLPDGYATVVGDRGSTLSGGQRQRIALARTLLTEPRVLLLDDPTAGVDASLEWEIHRRLRDWAVGRTVIYVGYRAATIAAADRIVVLDAGRIVDQGRHAELLERCPAYRRLVDPQAAVSVDPTAEVDPTAVAGPARPAASPAPARRGGRRTGRPGAGDERLRAAAARLAPPRDSYPVGAIDLAGPFSVGALLRPHRAGFALVLALLAVQTVAGVLGPLFTRSAVDDGMLAQSMDGVLTAAAAILVTSLVGLLLAPVTAIVAGRAGQRVVATLRMIVWTRMIRLPVSYYERQPAGRLLTRLIHDVQGFAQFATTGLVGAVVAVLTVVGVLAAMLVVDAVLATLVAASVVPFILLLRWFNARLGAAFLAAREQMADANAALQENLAGVREAQAFGQQERQHAEYRRLIRIYLDHRLAAEKLIAASYPVVTFLSGMALTMVFGLGAVLLARGVLTAGELIAFVLWVGLFFPPIVELGTFVTSDVQRVGVSTGRIRELFDEKPGPPPPTSPVRPARIRGELRLTGVRFRYPGTRSEVLHDVDLAVPAGTTLALVGPTGAGKSTIVKLLARFYDPDAGQVLLDGVPLADLDPTTLRRTVGYLPQEPYLFAGTIRDNIGYGRPEATDAEVEAAARAVGAHQGIIGLPQGYGSAVGERGDLLSAGLRQLVCLARAYLVDPAVVLLDEATAKLDLSTEARVLAAVRAVAEGRTTVMIAHRLQTARMADRIAVVADGRIVEFGTHAQLVTAGGRYHQLWTAAALPTAPVDAPAASAPV from the coding sequence ATGCCGCGTAGCCGTACCGTACCCGCGCCGCGCCGGCCGGGCGTCGAGCCGGGCACCGGCCCGGTCGCCGGCCCCGCTGCCGACCCGACCGACCGGCCCGACCGCCGACCCGGCTGGGTCCGACGGCTGCTGCCGATCGTGCGGCTGCGCCCAGGCAACCTGCTGATCGCCTTCGCCGCCACGATCGGTGCGGGTGTCGCCGCGGCGGCCCTGCTGCTCGTCCAACGCCACGTGCTCGACCTGGCGGTGGCCGGCGACACCGGCGCGCTGCCGTGGCCGCTGGCGTCGCTGGTGCTGCTCGGCGCACTGGCGTACGTCGCGCAGCGGATCGCCGCCTACCGTGAGCTCAAGGGCGCCAACGACGCCCAGTTCCTGGTCTACGACGCGGTGCACCAGCGGATGCAGCGCATCGACCCGGACAGCCAGCCGCTACCGCCAGGGCAACTCGCCGCCCGGCTGAACCTGGACATCGACCGGATGTCCCGGGCCGTCGCCTCGCTGCCCCGGCTGCTCGGTGCGGTCGTCGTCGTGGCGACCGCCGGGGTCCTGATGCTGCTGCTGCACCCGGCGGTCGGCGTCGCGGCGCTGCTGAGCGTGCCGATGCTGCTCGCCGCCGCCTGGTGGATCCGGCGCCGGGTCCGCCCGGCGATCTGGGACGCGCAGCAGCGGGAGGCGGACGTGGCGCAGACGGCGAGTCTGGCCATCCACGGCGTACGGGTGGTCAAGGCCTTTGGCCAGGAGTCCCGCGAGACCGGACGGTTGGCCACCGCGGCCGACCAGCTGTTCGGCTCCCGGATGCGCAGCATCCGGTTGCAGGCCACCCACCAGCCGCTGCTCGACCTGGTGCCGCTGCTGACCCAGGTGGTGGTGGTCGTCCTCGGCGGCTGGCTGACCCTGCGCGGTGAGATCACCCTGGGGACGTTCCTCGCGCTGAGCATCTTCGCCGGGCAGCTGATCGGCAGCGTACGGTGGCTGGCCGACTCCGTCGTGGACCTGCAGGAGGCCGGGGTCTGCGCCGAGCGGGTGCTGGACCTGCTGGACCTGCCACCGGCGGTGGTCGAGGACCCGGCGGCCGGCCTGCTGCCGCCGCTGCGCGGAGACGTCTCGGTGGACCGGGTCCGGTTCGGCTATCCCGACGGCGCGCCGGTGGTGGACGGACTGTCGCTGAAGGTCGCCGCTGGCGAGTCGGTCGCCCTGGTAGGGGTCGCCGGGTCCGGCAAGTCGACCCTGCTGAAGCTGCTGGCCCGGTTCCACGACCCGCAGTCCGGTGCGGTCCGGCTCGACGGCACCGACCTGCGTACGGTGACCCTGCGGTCGCTGCGTCGGCAGGTCGGATCGGTGTTCGACGAGCCGCTGCTGTTCACCGGCACCATCGGGGACAACATCCGGTACGGCCGGCCCGACGCGACCGACGACGAGGTCGAGACGGTGGCCCGGGTCGCCGGCGCCCACGACTTCGTCGCCGACCTCCCCGACGGGTACGCGACGGTGGTCGGCGACCGGGGATCCACCCTGTCCGGTGGCCAGCGGCAGCGGATCGCCCTGGCCCGCACCCTGCTGACCGAGCCCCGGGTGCTGCTGCTCGACGACCCGACCGCCGGGGTCGACGCCAGCCTGGAATGGGAGATCCACCGGCGGCTGCGCGACTGGGCGGTCGGCCGGACCGTGATCTACGTCGGCTACCGGGCCGCCACCATCGCCGCCGCCGACCGGATCGTCGTGCTCGACGCGGGTCGGATCGTCGACCAGGGCCGGCACGCGGAGCTGCTGGAGCGCTGTCCGGCGTACCGGCGGTTGGTGGACCCGCAGGCCGCCGTGAGCGTCGACCCGACGGCGGAGGTCGACCCGACGGCGGTGGCCGGTCCGGCCCGCCCGGCCGCGTCGCCGGCACCGGCCCGCCGGGGCGGCCGGCGTACCGGCCGGCCCGGTGCCGGCGACGAGCGGCTGCGCGCCGCCGCGGCCCGGCTCGCCCCGCCCCGCGACTCCTACCCGGTCGGCGCGATCGACCTGGCCGGGCCGTTCTCCGTCGGTGCGCTGCTGCGGCCGCACCGCGCCGGGTTCGCCCTCGTCCTGGCACTGCTGGCGGTGCAGACGGTCGCTGGCGTCCTCGGCCCGCTGTTCACCCGCTCGGCCGTCGACGACGGCATGCTCGCCCAGTCGATGGACGGGGTGCTCACCGCGGCGGCGGCGATCCTGGTGACCAGCCTGGTCGGCCTGCTGCTCGCCCCGGTCACCGCGATCGTCGCCGGCCGGGCCGGGCAACGGGTCGTCGCCACCCTACGGATGATCGTCTGGACCCGGATGATCCGGCTGCCGGTGTCCTACTACGAACGGCAGCCGGCCGGCCGCCTGCTCACCCGGCTGATCCACGACGTACAGGGCTTCGCCCAGTTCGCCACCACCGGCCTGGTCGGGGCGGTCGTCGCCGTCCTCACCGTCGTCGGCGTCCTGGCGGCGATGCTGGTCGTCGACGCGGTGCTGGCGACGCTGGTCGCCGCGTCGGTGGTGCCCTTCATCCTGCTGCTGCGCTGGTTCAACGCCCGGCTCGGCGCGGCGTTCCTGGCCGCCCGCGAACAGATGGCCGACGCCAACGCCGCGTTGCAGGAGAACCTCGCCGGAGTACGCGAGGCCCAGGCGTTCGGCCAGCAGGAGCGCCAGCACGCCGAGTACCGTCGACTGATCCGGATCTACCTGGACCACCGGCTCGCCGCCGAGAAGCTGATCGCCGCCAGCTATCCGGTGGTCACCTTCCTCAGTGGCATGGCGCTGACCATGGTGTTCGGGCTGGGTGCCGTGCTCCTGGCCCGTGGCGTGCTCACCGCCGGCGAGCTGATCGCCTTCGTCCTGTGGGTGGGGCTGTTCTTCCCCCCGATCGTGGAACTGGGCACGTTCGTGACCTCCGACGTGCAGCGGGTCGGCGTCTCCACCGGCCGGATCCGGGAACTGTTCGACGAGAAGCCCGGCCCACCGCCGCCGACGTCCCCCGTACGGCCCGCGCGGATCCGCGGCGAACTGCGGCTGACCGGCGTGCGGTTCCGCTACCCGGGCACCCGCAGCGAGGTGCTGCACGACGTGGACCTGGCGGTCCCGGCGGGGACGACGCTGGCCCTGGTCGGGCCGACCGGAGCCGGCAAGTCGACAATCGTCAAGCTGCTGGCCCGGTTCTACGACCCGGACGCCGGACAGGTGCTCCTCGACGGCGTACCGCTGGCCGATCTCGACCCCACCACGCTGCGGCGTACCGTCGGCTACCTGCCGCAGGAGCCGTACCTGTTCGCCGGCACCATCCGGGACAACATCGGCTACGGCCGGCCCGAGGCCACCGACGCCGAGGTCGAGGCGGCCGCCCGCGCGGTCGGTGCCCACCAGGGCATCATCGGGCTGCCACAGGGCTACGGGTCGGCGGTGGGCGAACGCGGCGACCTGCTCTCCGCCGGTCTGCGGCAGCTGGTCTGCCTGGCCCGCGCCTACCTGGTCGATCCGGCGGTGGTGCTGCTGGACGAGGCGACCGCCAAGCTCGACCTGTCGACCGAGGCCCGGGTGCTGGCGGCGGTCCGTGCCGTCGCCGAGGGGCGGACCACCGTGATGATCGCCCACCGGCTGCAGACGGCCCGGATGGCCGATCGGATCGCGGTCGTCGCCGACGGCCGGATCGTCGAGTTCGGCACCCATGCCCAGCTGGTGACGGCCGGTGGCCGCTACCACCAACTGTGGACGGCGGCGGCGCTGCCCACCGCCCCGGTGGACGCACCAGCGGCATCCGCGCCGGTCTGA
- a CDS encoding SDR family oxidoreductase: MTPAPTAPRRAVVTGGTRGVGRATSLALASAGVAVLAVYQGDDAAAERLASAPGWDARRCRTVRADLTTPAGRAVLTAAVRDQPGGVDLLVNNFGSYRPAPLSASGEQEIHDGLHTNLTAQLLVTRALLGLLTDGGAVVNVGAGMADRGRPGHVVFTAAKAGLAGFTRALAKELAPRSIRVNTVAPGVVVTERGLDLPPPVRAALLAAIPLRRFVTAIDVAEVVCFLGDARCSGAISGSTINVDGGL; the protein is encoded by the coding sequence GTGACCCCGGCGCCGACCGCCCCCCGCCGGGCGGTCGTCACCGGCGGGACCCGGGGGGTCGGGCGCGCCACCAGCCTGGCGTTGGCCAGCGCCGGTGTCGCCGTTCTCGCCGTCTACCAGGGCGACGACGCCGCCGCCGAACGCCTCGCCAGCGCGCCGGGCTGGGACGCCCGACGCTGCCGGACGGTCCGCGCCGACCTGACCACCCCGGCCGGGCGCGCCGTGCTCACCGCCGCCGTCCGCGATCAGCCGGGCGGTGTCGACCTGCTGGTGAACAACTTCGGCAGCTACCGTCCGGCACCCTTGTCGGCCAGCGGTGAGCAGGAGATCCACGACGGGCTGCACACCAACCTCACCGCGCAGCTGCTCGTCACCCGCGCGCTGCTCGGGCTGCTCACCGACGGCGGCGCGGTGGTCAACGTCGGTGCCGGGATGGCCGACCGCGGCCGGCCCGGGCACGTGGTGTTCACCGCGGCCAAGGCCGGGCTCGCCGGCTTCACCCGGGCCCTGGCCAAGGAGCTGGCCCCCCGGTCTATCCGGGTGAACACTGTCGCCCCTGGCGTCGTCGTCACCGAACGGGGTCTCGACCTGCCACCCCCGGTGCGGGCCGCGCTGCTGGCGGCGATCCCGCTACGCCGGTTCGTCACCGCCATCGACGTCGCCGAGGTCGTGTGTTTCCTCGGCGACGCCCGATGCTCCGGTGCGATCTCCGGCAGCACCATCAACGTCGACGGTGGACTCTGA
- a CDS encoding Rossmann fold domain-containing protein, whose translation MTGSATASVGTAGTGGPLSGRVVLLTAARTTVGRAVAAGLAAAGARVRGVDPHPVSGLADAVADCRLHDRGPHLLVHVVEMPAGRTGPPSDDPDAASADEPDPTDDDDPGAASDRALATARRVGRQVAVAASGGGGLVFVAVPPAGPGPDAVTEAGLTGLARALATEFGPAGVRVNQVAGPGCADRPDQVSAAVLFLASDRAAGVTGQTLRLGGTP comes from the coding sequence GTGACCGGGTCGGCAACGGCGAGCGTGGGCACCGCCGGCACCGGTGGTCCGCTGTCGGGGCGCGTCGTGCTGCTCACCGCAGCGCGGACCACCGTCGGCAGGGCCGTCGCGGCGGGCCTGGCCGCCGCCGGTGCCCGGGTGCGGGGCGTCGACCCGCACCCGGTCAGTGGCCTCGCCGACGCGGTCGCCGACTGTCGACTCCACGATCGTGGGCCGCACCTTCTGGTCCACGTCGTCGAGATGCCCGCCGGTCGCACCGGCCCGCCGTCCGACGACCCCGACGCGGCGTCCGCCGACGAACCCGACCCGACGGACGACGACGACCCCGGCGCGGCGTCCGACCGGGCACTCGCCACCGCCCGACGGGTCGGCCGGCAGGTCGCGGTCGCGGCGTCCGGCGGTGGCGGCCTGGTGTTCGTCGCGGTGCCGCCGGCCGGGCCGGGGCCCGACGCCGTCACCGAGGCCGGGCTGACCGGGCTGGCCCGTGCCCTCGCCACCGAGTTCGGCCCGGCCGGTGTGCGGGTCAACCAGGTCGCCGGTCCGGGCTGCGCCGACCGGCCCGACCAGGTCAGCGCCGCCGTGCTCTTCCTGGCCAGCGACCGGGCCGCCGGCGTCACCGGGCAGACCCTGCGGCTCGGCGGTACGCCGTGA